In the Leishmania donovani BPK282A1 complete genome, chromosome 31 genome, one interval contains:
- a CDS encoding protein kinase-like protein, with the protein MEPPLHATLHTEAWASCSKEPRAETLPRLYANKQNVPRASKRAAWLDFLCRVDILWSILFFALLATVGICSAVVTQTIVSAAVLESWRTLHHVHANIIRKRLDQQISAVYNMAADLILLQARYPFQMQSEDTLATLCSILSGYDKDMLLAALSLVSHELRETITCMHGLTDDALTDILFGYVSYNHTVNATNYVDKDTYRFQRPLRMAMEWPPQVRNISNFIDENMNAVPIFALVNELAAGRNPDIDIRNAWRVNPILPHLMELNVPVGMVYGSPTMPVTTPITDYALLHINGSRLLREPDGTHHIGARIALFVNQTLTDADPAIMSNNWGQHFISSVIHTPLVNTSVTYLKASDVRDPLMRAALQHVDLAQLQSEASRSTVGFQHNGAPAMVTAWTYTTSKGLCLPLVYASVQENITVPHTLIRDMGNGIMVAAVLIFTLIFWRLIHRTISQPLNGVQASMLASVEHGDRQLYYLRDSKLVRFTEVDALIKAHNKTMQQLRDVDAFIPEGLRLRVTDGSAHQSDDVPTRRFSCLTHNSRPPKLKGPQLSLHLSTVVYLSMNATASTTTDPFSSLQRRSLAEEQESGQIRGQRLIAAAEQTAQAANTANSGPFPTPAALTAFITAVHELCHTHHGTLHRLCPDACVLHFNSAVRAHLPRGPGDASAAAAPAAAPPAPAARHGVPAAQSAPQPRPPRATRQEEMRLRAAQDA; encoded by the coding sequence ATGGAGCCCCCTCTCCACGCCACGCTGCACACCGAAGCGTGGGCTTCTTGCAGTAAAGAACCGCGAGCAGAGACGCTTCCGCGGCTGTACGCGAACAAGCAGAATGTGCCCCGCGCCTCGAAGCGCGCTGCATGGCTCGACTTCTTGTGCCGCGTCGACATCCTCTGGTCCatcctcttcttcgccctcctcgccactGTCGGtatctgcagcgccgtcgtcacaCAGACAATCGTCTCCGCTGCGGTGCTCGAATCGTGGCGCACGCTGCACCACGTTCACGCGAACATCATCAGAAAGCGGCTGGATCAGCAGATAAGTGCCGTGTACAACATGGCCGCCGACCTGATCTTACTGCAGGCGCGCTACCCATTTCAGATGCAGTCCGAAGACACGCTCGCCACGCTCTGCTCCATCCTCTCGGGGTACGACAAGGACATGCTCCTCGCCGCATTATCTTTAGTCTCCCACGAGCTCCGAGAGACGATCACCTGCATGCACGGACTCACTGACGACGCGTTGACGGATATCCTCTTCGGGTATGTATCCTACAACCACACCGTCAACGCCACCAACTACGTCGACAAGGATACCTATCGCTTCCAGCGTCCGCTGCGCATGGCGATGGAGTGGCCACCTCAAGTGCGCAACATCTCGAACTTTATAGACGAGAATATGAATGCCGTCCCCATCTTTGCGCTCGTCAACGAGCTCGCGGCCGGCCGAAACCCCGACATCGACATCCGCAACGCGTGGCGTGTGAATCCCATTCTTCCGCACCTCATGGAGCTCAACGTACCCGTCGGCATGGTGTACGGGAGCCCTACCATGCCGGTGACCACCCCCATCACCGACTACGCTCTCCTGCACATCAACGGCTCGAGGCTTCTACGCGAGCCCGACGGCACGCACCACATCGGTGCCCGCATCGCACTCTTCGTTAACCAAACCCTCACCGACGCCGACCCCGCCATCATGTCTAACAACTGGGGCCAGCACTTTATCAGCTCCGTCATCCACACGCCGCTGGTCAACACCAGTGTTACCTACCTTAAGGCCAGCGATGTCCGTGATCCGCTCATGCGCGCCGCACTCCAGCACGTCGAcctcgcacagctgcagagcgAGGCCAGCAGGAGTACTGTTGGCTTCCAGCACAACGGCGCACCCGCGATGGTCACCGCGTGGACCTACACGACGTCCAAAGGCCTTTGTCTGCCTCTCGTCTACGCTAGCGTGCAGGAGAACATCACCGTGCCGCATACGCTCATCCGCGATATGGGCAACGGCATCATGGTCGCCGCCGTGCTCATCTTCACCCTCATTTTCTGGCGTCTCATTCACCGCACCATCTCGCAGCCGCTCAACGGCGTGCAAGCGAGCATGCTGGCCAGCGTCGAGCACGGCGACCGCCAACTCTATTACCTGAGAGACAGCAAGCTCGTCCGCTTCACGGAGGTCGATGCACTCATCAAGGCACACAACAAgacgatgcagcagctgcgcgatgtCGACGCCTTCATTCCGGAGGGGTTGCGACTGCGTGTCACGGACGGCTCTGCCCACCAAAGTGACGATGTCCCTACGCGGCGCTTCTCATGCTTAACCCATAATAGCAGGCCGCCGAAATTGAAAGGCCCGCAGCTGTCCTTGCACCTCTCGACTGTCGTATACCTCTCAATGAACGCTACAGCCTCTACCACCACCGACCCATtctcgtcgctgcagcggcgaagcCTCGCCGAAGAACAGGAGTCTGGCCAGATTCGCGGTCAGCGACTCATCGCGGCGGCCGAGCAAACGGCCCAAGCAGCGAACACCGCCAACAGCGGCCCCTTCCCCACACCAGCCGCACTGACAGCATTCATCACCGCCGTGCACGAGCTGTGCCACACGCACCACGGCACGCTGCATCGCCTCTGCCCcgacgcgtgcgtgctgcactTCAACAGCGCggtgcgcgcacacctccCGCGTGGGCCTGGAGACGctagcgcggcggcggcaccagcagcggcgccccctgcacccgctgcgcgGCATGGTGTCCCCGCTGCGCAgtcggcaccgcagccgagGCCACCGCGTGCCACGCGGCAGGAGGAGATGAGGCTCCGCGCCGCGCAGGACGCA